In the Salvelinus fontinalis isolate EN_2023a chromosome 34, ASM2944872v1, whole genome shotgun sequence genome, one interval contains:
- the LOC129833201 gene encoding interferon-induced very large GTPase 1-like isoform X2 has product METGENKEMETKTEDALEPSSECTCQGEEHQLFLQLEPEALDITDIESQHSDQQDDKTTKTDEEKTEITTISSNFPQSNIENESDDLVDRCEESLTPTCTIPSAHQDQDTMVHLDHFTDPHILINMDNVGTMSKKSLEPEALDITDIESQHSDQQDDKTTKTDEEKTEITTSSNFAQSREMYDEEIRKRQLKTDWGDRSQSEEKTASVPDNLPEDGLANKEKGEEKILEEINGSLIEKNIPENIQLAKVEELMCRLHLQDKYQDKLTTADFLNIGSSAQHQHEPQTENKLAHTFLQRLLMLDYRARYIPVRDENSEMHDTNDNRNDHAETEESAFDALFNKNTVSGDIKRNTHVHPMDVQMAVFHCSDSFLQQFMVTKLSLCQYALPLLVPNPFTEEIECPLWTFRQIRKTWKSTNDSNMLTSQSMPIYKAETPMVSFFRLGSVSSSKSQLMNNLINQRHSTFFHRHCPGSSKTCLLMDGVVEIAWYCPAGKPNDIFTDCVAFCNLHGDAIAKEVQRDRLIEKASVNVILLPSLGKGDKSMAIVQELFKSSKPLICLLTEEDSVATEIKKGKYKMGLRDRNQSDVSEELKRIIRNNLSRPCCSFKLEDMAEYSGFRVDEDDEDCQVGKTNALQITDLLKEMELSKIKEKFLPCQGRLWHDWCQKNKDLYRLQGNLEMERSKIQHEMMQIRHYQHQVAFTELMQMFITSLRSLGEKEKSYFLKWVGILLDDLSSDELSDLHHKYDEKWSEVLALRKKHDKSEQLKMRQMELEKISGKLQAATFGFEHILREMGQIYEAHASVARESKGESKVTVSYLPELAAELMISGHPMELMDGDAAHVPLMWINGVLDEVIKKLGDQRVFVLSILGIQSTGKSTMLNAMFGLQFAVSAGRCTRGAFMQLVKVTEEMKDDFRFDYVLVVDTEGLRALELAGKATVNHDNELATFVIGLGNMTLINIFGENPAEMQDIIQIAVQAFMRMKKINLSPSCVFVHQNVGDIMAGEKNMEGKRRLQDKLDEMTQLAAKEEDSNAECFSDVIAFDIQRDVKYFSQLWEGSPPMAPPNPCYSENVQELRKTILSKTSKSFGMTLSQFKSSIQDLWNALLNENFVFSFKNTLEIAVYRKLEIQYGKWIWTLRSAMLSIENQLHNRIENGKLHRVERHYLVEEMRKTREEVDKSMEKYFDEHRDKEMLIQWRGRFQTKMCELYDELVKGAKRKLEEVIQQRDARKKLDDKKTQYENKLFRKSKELASKLKDKAKDEKQLENEFNTLWGVWVAELTKDAPPIKDINISDDVTYILGEIGNESSLVYDRKSCGMYNEMCTLGSYSTYAIVSKHQDLFNDDQHSKDAQRKPNNDQLQKNNVWGAFKSFWGFKSPENKTIDHIGPSNILTYTDQELIRAFTNDVVKQSQKIIETKPIEKMGYNDSYMQEIATHVKESVKEFESKIRKYSFKKEFTIDLSLHVCELAGSKLADSHSKFRSNNDALTYLEQKRPQYNKIFKRYCKGSSTAAVLGELICNTLKESIVQAVYDQTAIDLAGEMQLSHPPFSGNRSNMEKHILISLAEKENFDKFMTYIHNPRKHFEKFIREVAEKYMLTERSKVLALIEGNIKVKEQRVSHAVHTATKTVKNKNGDTNMWLREFSSALKDELKFAEKHFSDFCDITDFDFLKKEVREGLANRIMEINRSLSNVSLLHMKQFRERPDEILIKHFCDCCWVQCPFCKAICTNTMEGHQPKDHNVPFHRPIGINGCHFRDTVEFSIDFCTTSVTSNGRFYPSHESEDKYLWKEYRKAGPRFVDWSITPDLSELPYWKWFVCRFQKDLERFYDKKFQGRGEIPIEWRKFTKQQAIESLKKI; this is encoded by the exons ACATTGAAAACGAAAGTGATGATTTGGTGGATCGTTGTGAGGAAAGTTTAACCCCCACTTGCACAATTCCTTCGGCTCATCAAGATCAAGATACCATGGTTCACCTGGATCACTTTACTGACCCCCACATTTTAATCAACATGGATAATGTTGGCACAATGAGCAAAAAATCT TTGGAGCCTGAGGCCCTTGACATCACAGACATTGAGAGTCAACACAGTGACCAACAGGATGACAAGACAACCAAGACTGatgaagaaaagacagaaatcACAACGTCTTCTAATTTCGCACAAAGCA GAGAAATGTATGATGAAGAGATCAGGAAACGGCAACTGAAAACAGATTGGGGTGACCGATCACAAAGCGAGGAGAAAACTGCATCAG TTCCAGATAACTTGCCTGAAGATGGTCTTGCAAACAAAGAAAAG GGAGAAGAAAAGATACTTGAGGAAATCAACGGGAGTTTAATTGAAAAAAACATCCCAGAAAATATACAACTAGCAAAAGTAGAAGAGCTCATGTGTAGACTTCACCTTCAAGATAAATATCAAGATAAGTTGACAACTGCAGACTTCCTGAACATTGGCTCTTCTGCTCAACATCAACACGAACCCCAAACAGAGAACAAACTTGCTCATACTTTCCTACAAAGGTTGTTGATGCTGGACTACAGAGCCAGGTACATTCCTGTAAGAGATGAGAATAGTGAGATGCATGACACAAATGACAACAGAAATGATCATGCAGAAACAGAAGAAAGTGCCTTTGATGCCCTTTTCAACAAGAACACAGTCTCTGGTGATATAAAGAGAAACACGCATGTTCACCCAATGGACGTCCAGATGGCAGTGTTTCACTGTTCAGACAGTTTCCTTCAGCAGTTCATGGTCACAAAGCTGTCCTTGTGTCAGTATGCCTTGCCTTTGCTTGTGCCAAATCCCTTCACCGAAGAGATTGAATGTCCTTTGTGGACATTTCGACAAATCAGAAAAACCTGGAAGTCCACTAATGACTCTAATATGCTCACCAGCCAAAGTATGCCTATTTACAAGGCAGAAACACCAATGGTGTCATTCTTTAGGCTTGGTTCTGTGTCCTCATCAAAATCTCAGCTGATGAACAACTTGATCAACCAACGTCACAGCACATTCTTCCACAGACACTGTCCAGGAAGCAGTAAAACCTGCCTCCTAATGGATGGGGTGGTAGAGATTGCATGGTATTGTCCTGCTGGGAAGCCCAATGATATTTTCACTGACTGTGTTGCATTCTGTAATCTCCATGGTGACGCAATTGCGAAAGAAGTTCAGCGTGACAGACTGATTGAAAAAGCCTCAGTCAATGTTATCCTTTTACCAAGTCTTGGAAAAGGCGACAAAAGTATGGCAATCGTGCAGGAGCTGTTCAAGTCTTCTAAACCTCTGATATGTCTGCTCACTGAAGAGGATTCTGTTGCAACTGAAATTAAAAAGGGAAAGTACAAAATGGGTTTGAGAGACAGAAATCAGTCAGATGTGTCTGAGGAACTAAAAAGGATCATTAGAAATAATTTGTCAAGACCATGTTGCTCCTTCAAACTTGAGGACATGGCAGAGTACTCAGGGTTTAGGGTAGATGAGGATGATGAAGATTGCCAAGTAGGGAAGACTAATGCTCTGCAGATAACGGATCTGCTTAAGGAAATGGAACTGTCCAAGATCAAAGAAAAATTTCTTCCATGTCAAGGAAGGCTGTGGCATGATTGGTGTCAAAAAAATAAAGACCTTTATCGTCTCCAAGGGAATCTAGAGATGGAAAGAAGTAAAATACAACATGAAATGATGCAAATTCGACACTATCAACATCAAGTTGCCTTTACTGAACTCATGCAGATGTTTATCACAAGTCTACGATCTCTGGGAGAAAAAGAAAAATCATATTTCCTCAAGTGGGTAGGGATACTACTGGATGACCTGTCCTCGGATGAGCTCTCAGACCTTCATCACAAATATGATGAAAAGTGGTCTGAGGTCCTGGCTTTGAGAAAGAAgcatgataaatcagagcaactGAAAATGAGACAAATGGAGCTGGAAAAAATATCAGGAAAGCTGCAAGCAGCAACATTCGGATTTGAACACATCCTAAGGGAAATGGGACAGATCTATGAAGCCCATGCATCTGTGGCCAGGGAAAGCAAAGGAGAAAGTAAGGTGACCGTGTCTTACCTTCCAGAGCTTGCGGCAGAACTTATGATATCGGGACACCCAATGGAACTAATGGATGGTGACGCAGCTCATGTGCCACTGATGTGGATTAATGGGGTTTTAGATGAAGTTATCAAGAAACTAGGAGATCAGAGAGTCTTTGTTTTGTCCATTTTGGGAATCCAGAGCACTGGAAAATCTACAATGCTGAATGCCATGTTTGGACTGCAATTCGCAGTAAGTGCTGGAAGGTGTACCAGAGGTGCTTTCATGCAGCTGGTGAAAGTGACCGAGGAGATGAAAGATGACTTTAGGTTTGACTATGTTCTTGTTGTTGACACTGAGGGACTTCGAGCTTTAGAGTTGGCAGGAAAGGCAACAGTGAACCATGACAATGAACTTGCAACTTTTGTCATTGGCCTTGGAAACATGACCTTGATCAACATATTTGGAGAGAATCCTGCTGAGATGCAGGACATCATTCAGATAGCTGTTCAGGCCTTCATGAGGATGAAAAAAATTAATCTGTCTCCAagttgtgtgtttgtgcaccaGAATGTTGGAGACATCATGGCTGGAGAGAAGAACATGGAGGGAAAGAGGCGCTTACAGGACAAACTAGACGAGATGACCCAGTTAGCTGCCAAAGAAGAGGACAGTAATGCAGAGTGTTTCAGCGATGTCATTGCATTTGACATACAAAGAGATGTGAAATACTTTTCCCAGCTGTGGGAGGGCAGCCCACCCATGGCCCCACCAAACCCATGCTACAGTGAGAATGTCCAGGAGCTAAGGAAAACAATCCTCTCTAAAACATCAAAGTCTTTTGGCATGACATTATCACAGTTCAAAAGCAGTATCCAAGACCTTTGGAATGCCCTGCTGAATGAAAACTTTGTGTTCAGCTTCAAAAACACACTGGAAATTGCAGTTTACAGAAAACTTGAGATTCAGTATGGAAAATGGATCTGGACTCTCAGGAGTGCCATGCTAAGCATTGAAAATCAACTGCACAATCGAATCGAAAATGGAAAACTTCACAGGGTTGAGAGACATTACCTTGTTGAAGAAATGAGAAAGACTCGTGAAGAAGTGGACAAATCAATGGAAAAGTACTTTGATGAACACAGAGATAAAGAAATGTTGATTCAGTGGCGAGGGAGATTTCAAACCAAAATGTGTGAGCTTTATGATGAACTTGTGAAGGGAGCAAAAAGAAAGTTAGAGGAGGTTATTCAGCAGAGGGATGCGCGCAAAAAGCTGGATGACAAGAAGACACAGTATGAAAACAAGCTCTTCCGAAAGAGCAAAGAACTTGCCTCAAAACTGAAGGACAAGGCAAAGGATGAAAAACAACTTGAGAATGAATTCAATACTCTTTGGGGAGTGTGGGTTGCTGAGTTGACAAAAGATGCACCTCCCATTAAGGACATAAACATATCGGATGATGTGACTTATATCCTTGGAGAGATCGGTAATGAATCGTCTCTTGTATATGATCGGAAAAGTTGCGGAATGTACAATGAGATGTGTACCTTGGGGAGTTATTCGACCTATGCAATTGTATCCAAGCACCAAGATCTTTTTAACGACGATCAGCACTCAAAAGATGCTCAAAGGAAGCCAAACAATGACCAATTGCAGAAAAATAATGTGTGGGGTGCTTTTAAGAGTTTTTGGGGGTTTAAGTCTCCAGAGAACAAGACAATTGACCACATTGGTCCAAGCAACATTCTAACATACACAGATCAGGAATTGATAAGAGCATTCACCAATGATGTTGTCAAACAAAGCCAGAAGATAATCGAGACAAAGCCCATAGAAAAGATGGGATACAATGACAGTTACATGCAAGAAATAGCAACTCATGTCAAAGAAAGCGTGAAGGAATTTGAATCGAAGATAAGAAAATATTCATTCAAGAAGGAATTTACGATTGATCTTTCACTTCATGTGTGTGAGCTTGCAGGAAGTAAGTTAGCAGATTCCCATAGCAAATTCAGAAGCAACAATGATGCCCTTACTTACCTGGAGCAGAAGAGGCCACAGTACAACAAGATTTTCAAGAGATACTGCAAAGGGTCCTCAACTGCAGCTGTGCTTGGGGAGTTAATTTGCAACACACTGAAAGAATCGATTGTACAGGCGGTCTATGACCAGACGGCCATTGACTTGGCTGGAGAAATGCAATTAAGTCACCCTCCATTCAGTGGAAACAGGTCTAACATGGAGAAACACATCCTGATATCACTGGCGGAGAAGGAGAACTTTGACAAGTTCATGACCTACATTCACAACCCAAGGAAACACTTTGAGAAATTTATTAGAGAGGTTGCAGAGAAATATATGCTCACAGAAAGGTCCAAAGTCCTTGCCTTGATTGAAGGGAACATAAAAGTTAAAGAGCAGCGTGTGAGCCACGCAGTACATACAGCAACAAAGACGGTCAAAAACAAGAATGGAGACACCAACATGTGGCTTAGAGAGTTTTCCAGTGCTCTAAAAGATGAGCTGAAATTTGCTGAAAAGCATTTCAGTGATTTCTGTGACATAACTGACTTTGACTTCCTCAAAAAAGAGGTAAGGGAAGGTCTTGCCAACAGAATCATGGAGATCAACAGAAGCCTCAGCAATGTGTCACTCCTGCACATGAAGCAGTTCAGGGAGAGGCCAGATGAGATTCTGATCAAACACTTTTGTGATTGTTGCTGGGTACAGTGTCCCTTCTGTAAAGCCATCTGCACAAACACCATGGAGGGGCACCAACCGAAGGATCACAATGTCCCTTTTCATCGCCCTATTGGAATCAATGGATGCCACTTCAGAGACACAGTAGAATTTAGCATTGATTTTTGCACAACTTCAGTAACAAGTAATGGCCGGTTTTACCCATCCCATGAATCAGAGGATAAATATCTTTGGAAAGAATACAGAAAAGCTGGCCCAAGATTTGTTGATTGGAGCATCACACCAGACCTCTCTGAACTTCCGTACTGGAAGTGGTTTGTTTGTCGATTTCAAAAAGACCTGGAAAGGTTTTATGACAAAAAATTCCAGGGCAGAGGTGAAATTCCAATTGAATGGAGGAAGTTCACAAAACAGCAAGCTATTGAAAGCTTGAAGAAAATCTAA